The following coding sequences are from one Lujinxingia vulgaris window:
- a CDS encoding mevalonate kinase family protein, whose amino-acid sequence MPAPAVSAPAKLFLFGEYAVLGGARALVQATGRCVTARLTPGQNAYRVVGADLSAELALPRAALNALQRTDGDAALHDLTLDVSALYERGQKLGLGSSAASTVAIIKALAPHLSPAQTFEVAHRAHRALQGGRGSGADVASSAFGGTIAYRLTTSSLPAPADLLLRDLPPRDGEAYIADAAILPALQLPTDLKLSAVWTGEPASSVSFIKGLTAAWHKDFEKVASTLQALGHQAERALDACLTDDTAVWLDALGEGDRGMERLGEICDLPIITPAHRRLREQARTLGARVKPSGAGGGDFSLVAWHRSQPAPTALFENTITLELH is encoded by the coding sequence ATGCCTGCGCCCGCTGTATCGGCCCCCGCAAAGCTCTTCCTCTTCGGCGAATACGCCGTCCTCGGCGGTGCCCGCGCGCTCGTGCAGGCCACCGGGCGCTGCGTCACCGCCCGCCTCACCCCCGGCCAGAACGCCTACCGCGTTGTCGGCGCCGACCTCTCCGCCGAGCTCGCCCTGCCCCGCGCCGCGCTCAACGCCCTGCAGCGCACCGACGGCGACGCCGCCCTCCACGATCTCACCCTCGACGTAAGCGCCCTCTACGAGCGCGGCCAGAAGCTCGGGCTGGGCTCATCGGCCGCCTCCACCGTGGCCATCATCAAAGCCCTGGCCCCCCACCTCTCGCCAGCGCAGACCTTTGAGGTCGCCCACCGCGCCCACCGCGCGCTCCAGGGCGGCCGCGGCAGCGGCGCCGACGTCGCCTCAAGCGCGTTTGGCGGCACCATCGCCTACCGCCTCACCACCTCCTCGCTCCCCGCTCCGGCCGACCTCCTGCTGCGCGATCTTCCGCCGCGTGATGGCGAGGCATACATCGCCGACGCCGCCATCCTCCCCGCGCTGCAGCTCCCCACCGATCTCAAGCTCAGCGCCGTGTGGACTGGCGAGCCCGCCTCATCGGTCTCTTTTATCAAGGGGCTGACGGCCGCATGGCATAAGGACTTCGAGAAGGTCGCCTCGACCTTGCAAGCGCTCGGCCACCAGGCCGAGCGCGCCCTCGACGCCTGCCTCACCGACGACACCGCAGTCTGGCTCGACGCCCTGGGCGAAGGCGACCGGGGCATGGAGCGCCTGGGTGAGATCTGCGATCTTCCGATCATCACCCCCGCCCATCGCCGGCTGCGCGAGCAAGCCCGCACGCTCGGCGCTCGCGTCAAACCCTCCGGCGCCGGCGGCGGCGACTTTTCGCTCGTGGCCTGGCACCGCTCCCAGCCCGCGCCAACAGCTCTTTTTGAAAACACGATCACGCTGGAACTTCACTGA
- a CDS encoding response regulator: MGQEPTDIQQDAEGRREPYKVLIVDDETHILKAVQRLFLGQGYHVLTAPSGAEAVEIFREHTIAVIISDQRMPGLSGAALLNYVRKKSPNTVRIMLTGNNDVATAIEAINQGEVFRFITKPWDHDEFLKIVGLAIEHHELLISKERYEEHIRAQNTKLSVLNAELSDLNEDLERRVEERTREVVSRQEEIERLYRELQGSFDATIKALVSIMELGEVHVIEHCQRTAERVRMFCELLELSDDECKEIERATLLHWIGLINAPPRVFEKPVEELDEEAKASWEFHTVLGQQAIHHVPALREPGRMILHYLRRHDDPSFGADQVDPATGQVYGEAFVRGCQILGICSTFERVRTGLRGNERTEVAGAVERGLKLLKEGAANGAFDPTLVKRFGEMVAGEMATTRTREVVVGFNELRPGMVLARPLETAQGIPVAPRDMIITDELIARLGRFQESNGLNEIRVWG, translated from the coding sequence TTGGGACAGGAGCCCACCGACATCCAGCAAGACGCCGAGGGGCGCAGAGAGCCCTACAAAGTGCTCATCGTCGACGATGAGACGCACATCCTCAAAGCGGTGCAGCGCCTCTTTCTGGGGCAGGGCTACCACGTGCTCACCGCGCCCAGCGGCGCCGAAGCCGTGGAGATCTTTCGGGAGCACACCATCGCGGTGATCATCAGCGATCAGCGGATGCCCGGCTTAAGCGGTGCGGCGCTGCTTAACTATGTGCGCAAGAAGTCGCCGAACACCGTGCGCATTATGCTCACCGGCAACAACGATGTGGCCACGGCCATTGAGGCCATCAACCAGGGGGAGGTTTTTCGTTTCATCACCAAGCCCTGGGATCACGATGAGTTTTTGAAGATCGTGGGCCTGGCGATCGAGCACCACGAGCTGCTGATCTCGAAGGAGCGCTACGAGGAGCATATCCGCGCGCAGAACACCAAGTTGAGCGTGCTCAACGCCGAGCTCAGCGATCTCAACGAAGATCTGGAGCGTCGCGTTGAGGAGCGCACCCGCGAGGTGGTCAGCCGGCAGGAGGAGATCGAGCGCCTCTACCGCGAACTGCAGGGGAGCTTTGACGCCACCATCAAAGCGCTGGTTTCGATCATGGAGCTTGGCGAGGTGCACGTCATTGAGCATTGCCAGCGCACCGCCGAGCGGGTGCGGATGTTCTGTGAACTTCTGGAGCTTTCCGACGACGAGTGCAAAGAGATCGAGCGGGCCACGCTCTTGCACTGGATCGGGCTTATTAACGCGCCGCCCCGGGTCTTTGAGAAACCGGTGGAGGAGCTCGACGAGGAGGCCAAGGCCAGCTGGGAGTTTCATACGGTGCTCGGCCAGCAGGCGATTCACCATGTTCCGGCGCTGCGCGAGCCCGGGCGGATGATCCTGCATTACCTGCGCCGCCATGATGATCCTTCCTTTGGCGCCGACCAGGTCGATCCGGCCACCGGGCAGGTTTATGGCGAGGCGTTTGTGCGGGGATGTCAGATCCTGGGCATTTGCAGCACCTTTGAGCGGGTGCGCACCGGACTTCGCGGCAACGAGCGCACCGAGGTGGCCGGGGCGGTGGAGCGGGGGCTGAAGCTGCTCAAAGAGGGCGCGGCCAATGGTGCGTTTGACCCCACGCTGGTGAAGCGTTTTGGCGAGATGGTCGCCGGGGAGATGGCCACCACGCGCACCCGTGAGGTCGTGGTGGGCTTCAATGAACTGCGCCCGGGCATGGTGCTCGCTCGCCCCCTGGAGACGGCTCAGGGCATCCCGGTGGCGCCGCGCGACATGATCATCACCGATGAGCTCATCGCGCGCCTGGGGCGTTTTCAGGAGTCCAACGGGCTCAACGAGATCCGGGTCTGGGGTTGA
- a CDS encoding NTP transferase domain-containing protein — MPETTRAAVILAAGFGSRLNAEEGYKLLAEVGGRPMIDHHLSGLHQLGVTHVVVVTGYAHQGLEDALQSVELPEGMRLQCAFNPNFEGQNGSSVLTGAAALRDASIQGPFWLTMSDHLFEPALFEDLSRFDAERPSGWQGALMIDRKLETIFDMPDATKLAMDAGAFAIGKELERFDAVDAGLFWCDEGFVDALIEARERRGDCSTSDAVRALHAASTFGFWDIGPRLWQDVDTPGARAHAERLIAGWRARQH, encoded by the coding sequence ATGCCCGAGACCACCCGCGCCGCCGTCATCCTCGCTGCAGGCTTCGGAAGCCGCCTCAACGCCGAGGAGGGCTACAAGCTTCTGGCCGAGGTCGGCGGCCGCCCCATGATCGATCATCACCTCTCCGGGCTCCATCAGCTTGGCGTAACCCACGTGGTCGTCGTCACCGGCTACGCCCACCAGGGGCTGGAAGACGCCCTGCAATCGGTTGAGTTGCCCGAAGGTATGCGCCTGCAATGCGCGTTCAACCCGAACTTCGAAGGGCAGAACGGCTCCTCGGTGCTCACAGGCGCCGCCGCACTCCGAGACGCCTCCATCCAGGGCCCCTTCTGGCTCACGATGAGCGACCACCTCTTTGAGCCCGCCCTCTTCGAAGACCTGAGCCGCTTCGACGCCGAGCGTCCCTCAGGCTGGCAGGGCGCGCTGATGATCGACCGCAAGCTCGAGACGATCTTCGACATGCCCGACGCCACCAAACTGGCCATGGACGCCGGAGCGTTTGCCATCGGCAAAGAGCTTGAGCGCTTTGACGCCGTCGACGCCGGCCTCTTCTGGTGCGATGAGGGCTTTGTCGACGCCCTCATCGAGGCGCGCGAGCGCCGCGGCGACTGCTCCACCTCCGACGCGGTGCGCGCACTGCACGCCGCCTCCACCTTTGGGTTCTGGGACATCGGCCCGCGCCTCTGGCAAGACGTCGACACCCCCGGCGCCCGCGCCCACGCCGAGCGCCTGATCGCCGGCTGGCGCGCGCGCCAGCACTGA
- the pdxH gene encoding pyridoxamine 5'-phosphate oxidase codes for MPQDAVLPFDDPFEWFDAWYTQARESSMIEPTALSLATVDADGQPSVRIVLLKGADRKGFVFYTNLQSRKGRALHAEQRCALTFFWPELGRQVRVEGRAEPVDEAAADAYFSSRPRQSQLGAWASQQSQSLGSRAELEAALQEVSARYEGQPVPRPPHWSGMCVVPTRIEFWQAGEARLHDRWEFVRESPEASFKCRRLFP; via the coding sequence ATGCCGCAAGACGCTGTGCTGCCCTTTGACGATCCTTTTGAGTGGTTCGACGCCTGGTATACGCAGGCCCGGGAAAGTTCGATGATCGAGCCCACCGCGCTGAGCCTGGCGACCGTTGACGCCGACGGGCAGCCTTCGGTGCGCATTGTGTTGCTCAAGGGGGCCGACCGCAAGGGCTTTGTCTTTTACACCAACCTGCAGAGCCGCAAGGGGCGCGCGCTTCACGCTGAGCAGCGCTGCGCGCTGACCTTTTTCTGGCCGGAGCTCGGGCGTCAGGTCCGCGTGGAGGGGCGCGCCGAGCCGGTCGATGAGGCGGCGGCCGACGCCTATTTTTCCAGCCGCCCCCGCCAGAGCCAGCTGGGGGCGTGGGCCTCGCAGCAGAGCCAGAGCCTGGGCTCGCGCGCCGAGCTCGAAGCCGCACTCCAGGAGGTCAGCGCGCGCTATGAGGGCCAGCCGGTGCCGCGCCCCCCGCATTGGTCGGGGATGTGCGTGGTGCCCACGCGCATCGAGTTCTGGCAGGCCGGTGAGGCGCGCCTTCACGATCGCTGGGAGTTTGTGCGCGAGAGCCCCGAGGCGTCATTTAAGTGCCGCCGGCTCTTTCCCTGA
- a CDS encoding thiolase C-terminal domain-containing protein: MKPLKRIFVVGGELTTFIGKGHPDFVWKKHPDFGKRENPTLEQYLTQAINGALEKTGVDAEAIDRGFVGNFAGELFNSQGHLGAMAVRANEKLVGKPFTRLEGACASGGLAILSAMDALHAGSDVVMAVGAEVQTTVSAREGAGYLARASHWEEERSIDEFTFPAMFARRAKHYKEAFGVTDEDIAHVTVKAYENANKNPKAHMCKVSWDLESASKPGDRNPAFLGNEDLKPHLKVSDCSQVSDGGAAVILATEEGLKKLGKKPEDCIEVLAYSQATSPLGQVKDYTVLDNTKMAADQVYADAGITPEQVQVAEVHDCFAVTELLMYEALGFAEKGRGAELARAGETSLTGKIPVNTGGGLLAFGHPVGATGVKQLLEIYRQMKGQCGDYQLAERPEIGLTANMGGDDRTTVCIALKDVR, encoded by the coding sequence ATGAAACCCCTTAAGCGCATCTTTGTGGTCGGCGGCGAGCTGACGACGTTTATCGGTAAAGGCCATCCGGACTTCGTGTGGAAGAAGCACCCGGACTTCGGCAAGCGCGAAAACCCCACCCTGGAGCAGTACCTGACTCAGGCGATCAACGGCGCGCTGGAGAAGACGGGCGTGGACGCCGAGGCCATCGATCGCGGCTTTGTCGGCAACTTCGCCGGCGAGCTCTTCAACTCCCAGGGTCACCTGGGTGCGATGGCCGTGCGCGCCAACGAAAAACTCGTGGGCAAGCCCTTTACCCGTCTTGAAGGCGCGTGCGCCTCCGGGGGCCTTGCGATCCTCTCGGCGATGGACGCGCTCCACGCCGGCAGCGATGTGGTCATGGCGGTGGGCGCCGAAGTGCAGACCACGGTCAGCGCCCGCGAAGGCGCCGGCTACCTCGCGCGCGCCTCGCACTGGGAGGAGGAGCGCTCCATCGATGAGTTCACCTTCCCGGCGATGTTCGCTCGCCGCGCCAAGCACTACAAAGAGGCGTTTGGGGTGACCGACGAAGACATCGCGCACGTCACGGTCAAGGCCTACGAGAACGCCAACAAGAACCCGAAAGCGCATATGTGCAAGGTGAGCTGGGATCTGGAGAGCGCCTCGAAGCCCGGCGACCGCAACCCGGCGTTTCTGGGCAATGAAGATCTCAAGCCCCACCTCAAAGTCTCGGACTGCTCGCAGGTCAGCGACGGCGGCGCCGCGGTGATCCTGGCGACCGAAGAAGGCCTCAAGAAGCTGGGCAAGAAGCCCGAAGACTGCATTGAGGTTTTGGCGTACTCGCAGGCGACCAGCCCGCTGGGTCAGGTCAAAGACTACACCGTGCTCGACAACACGAAGATGGCCGCCGACCAGGTCTACGCCGACGCCGGGATCACCCCGGAGCAGGTGCAGGTCGCCGAGGTCCACGACTGCTTCGCGGTCACCGAGCTCCTGATGTACGAGGCGCTGGGCTTTGCCGAGAAGGGCAGGGGCGCCGAGCTTGCGCGCGCCGGTGAGACGAGCCTCACGGGCAAGATTCCGGTGAACACCGGCGGCGGTCTGCTGGCCTTTGGCCACCCGGTGGGCGCCACCGGTGTGAAGCAGCTTCTGGAGATCTACCGTCAGATGAAGGGGCAGTGCGGCGACTATCAGCTCGCTGAGCGCCCGGAGATCGGCCTGACGGCGAACATGGGCGGCGATGACCGCACCACGGTGTGCATCGCGCTTAAAGATGTGCGCTGA
- a CDS encoding succinate dehydrogenase/fumarate reductase iron-sulfur subunit: MHDETMNVHLKVWRQAGPETEGRFESYTAEVNPHMSFLEMLDVVNEDLIKKGEMPIEFDSDCREGICGTCGCVVNGQAHGLERGTTVCQLHMRSFRDGETIVIEPWRAEAFPVIRDLVVDRGAFDRIIAAGGYVSVNTGPKPDANAVKIGKDLSDRAFDAAACIGCGACVAACPNASASLFTGAKVTQLALMPQGAPERGRRVRAMVDQMDAEGFGNCSNIGECEAACPKEISLDNIATMKREYLRAMFTDH; the protein is encoded by the coding sequence ATGCACGACGAGACGATGAACGTACACCTGAAGGTGTGGAGACAGGCTGGCCCCGAGACCGAGGGGCGCTTTGAGTCTTACACCGCCGAGGTGAACCCCCATATGTCCTTCTTGGAGATGCTCGATGTGGTCAACGAAGACCTCATCAAGAAGGGGGAGATGCCCATTGAGTTTGACAGCGACTGCCGCGAGGGCATCTGCGGCACCTGCGGGTGCGTGGTCAACGGCCAGGCCCACGGCCTGGAGCGGGGCACCACGGTCTGTCAGCTGCACATGCGCAGCTTCCGCGATGGCGAGACGATCGTCATTGAGCCCTGGCGCGCCGAGGCCTTCCCGGTGATTCGCGACCTGGTGGTCGATCGCGGCGCCTTTGACCGCATCATCGCCGCCGGCGGCTACGTGTCGGTGAACACCGGCCCGAAGCCCGACGCCAACGCGGTGAAGATCGGCAAAGACCTCTCCGACCGTGCCTTTGATGCGGCGGCCTGCATCGGTTGCGGCGCCTGCGTGGCGGCTTGCCCCAACGCTTCGGCCTCGCTCTTTACCGGCGCCAAGGTCACCCAGCTCGCGCTGATGCCCCAGGGCGCGCCCGAGCGCGGTCGTCGCGTGCGCGCGATGGTCGATCAGATGGACGCCGAGGGTTTTGGCAACTGCTCGAACATCGGTGAGTGCGAAGCGGCCTGCCCCAAAGAGATCTCGCTCGACAACATCGCGACGATGAAGCGCGAGTACCTGCGGGCGATGTTCACCGACCACTAA
- a CDS encoding ATP-dependent Clp protease adaptor ClpS, whose product MSQHDWDSDVVTEKKTRLKKPRLFKVIFHNDNYTTMEFVVQILEQVFHKSPAESAQIMLRVHNHGSGVAGIYPREVAETKLEMTITMARREGHPLMVTMEPE is encoded by the coding sequence TTGAGTCAGCACGATTGGGATAGTGATGTCGTTACCGAGAAGAAAACCCGGCTCAAAAAACCCCGGCTCTTCAAGGTGATCTTTCATAACGACAATTACACCACCATGGAGTTTGTCGTTCAGATCTTAGAGCAGGTCTTTCATAAAAGCCCCGCCGAGAGCGCCCAGATCATGTTGCGCGTGCATAACCACGGCAGCGGCGTCGCCGGCATCTACCCCCGGGAGGTTGCCGAAACCAAGCTGGAGATGACCATCACCATGGCCCGACGCGAAGGCCACCCGCTGATGGTCACCATGGAGCCGGAGTAG
- a CDS encoding TldD/PmbA family protein: MSAGLMGRVSGRLLAGMMVAMVGCAAAPTASEPATVVLTGPDGSERQEVVSTLSAELERSMERLRLDDYEGPYFLSYQLKDDESVTIGGKFGALTTDSHSRQRYAYVESRVGSYDFDNFANIDAESYRMANFRADVVVPLDDGDALRGALWLLTDETYKKALSDYLTKRGGAVYEAQEEAEVPSFSREEAVSHRGPSMPLELDEAAWRAQVRRITGELKAHTFLLDASMEVSAQRVVRYLVNSEGSEVVDEQRLYTIQAQAYTRADDGMLLENSRLFYARDLDALPSWEVVEAAVDEMIDELRQLREAEVIDPYTGPAILAPEATGVLFHEAVGHRLEGERQRDEQEGRTFQGRVGKVVLPEFISVYDDPLLAEMGDVQLNGYYTHDDEGVPAQRANLIEEGVLRGFLMSRTPIEGVDSSNGHGRAQGVNVPRARMANLVVEATEEAQMSFEELRERLLDEVRRQGKPYGLLIEDITGGSTNTLGYGYQAFKGVPRMIYRIDAETGEQELVRGVELVGTPLSSINKIVAASTETGIFNGYCGAESGYVPVSTVAPAILTTEIELQRTQQARERRPILSPPWAP; this comes from the coding sequence ATGAGCGCAGGTTTGATGGGCAGGGTCAGCGGGCGACTGCTGGCAGGGATGATGGTGGCGATGGTCGGCTGTGCGGCCGCCCCGACGGCGAGTGAGCCTGCCACGGTGGTACTGACCGGCCCGGACGGCTCGGAGCGCCAGGAGGTCGTGAGCACGCTTAGCGCCGAGCTCGAGCGCTCGATGGAGCGGCTGCGCCTGGACGATTATGAGGGGCCCTACTTCCTCTCGTACCAGCTCAAAGACGATGAGTCGGTGACCATCGGCGGCAAGTTCGGCGCGCTGACCACCGACTCGCATAGCCGCCAGCGCTACGCGTATGTGGAGAGCCGGGTTGGCTCTTACGACTTTGATAACTTCGCCAACATCGACGCCGAGAGTTACCGGATGGCCAACTTTCGGGCCGATGTGGTGGTGCCGCTCGACGACGGCGACGCGCTGCGCGGCGCGCTGTGGTTGCTCACTGATGAGACCTACAAGAAGGCGTTGAGCGACTACCTGACCAAGCGCGGCGGCGCTGTCTACGAAGCGCAGGAAGAGGCGGAGGTCCCCAGCTTCTCGCGGGAGGAGGCGGTCAGCCACCGCGGTCCTTCGATGCCTCTGGAGCTTGATGAGGCCGCCTGGCGCGCGCAGGTTCGCCGCATCACCGGCGAGCTCAAAGCGCATACCTTTTTGCTGGACGCGTCGATGGAGGTCTCCGCGCAGCGTGTGGTGCGCTACCTGGTCAACAGCGAGGGCAGCGAGGTCGTTGATGAGCAGCGCCTCTACACCATTCAGGCGCAGGCTTACACGCGTGCTGATGATGGGATGTTGCTGGAGAACAGCCGCCTCTTCTACGCCCGCGATCTCGACGCATTGCCGAGCTGGGAGGTTGTGGAGGCCGCGGTCGACGAGATGATCGACGAGCTTCGTCAGCTGCGTGAGGCCGAGGTCATCGACCCTTATACCGGTCCGGCGATCCTCGCTCCGGAAGCCACCGGGGTGCTGTTTCACGAAGCCGTCGGCCATCGCCTGGAGGGCGAGCGTCAGCGCGATGAGCAGGAGGGCCGCACCTTCCAGGGGCGTGTGGGGAAGGTGGTTTTGCCGGAGTTCATCTCGGTCTACGACGACCCCCTCTTGGCGGAGATGGGAGATGTGCAGCTCAACGGCTATTACACTCACGATGATGAGGGCGTTCCGGCGCAGCGTGCCAACCTTATTGAAGAAGGCGTGCTTCGTGGCTTTTTGATGAGCCGCACGCCGATCGAAGGGGTGGACAGCTCCAACGGGCATGGCCGCGCCCAGGGCGTGAATGTGCCGCGAGCGCGCATGGCCAACCTGGTGGTGGAGGCCACTGAGGAAGCCCAGATGAGTTTTGAGGAGCTGCGCGAGCGCCTCCTTGATGAAGTTCGTCGCCAGGGCAAACCCTACGGTCTGTTGATTGAGGATATCACCGGGGGCTCGACCAATACGCTTGGCTACGGCTATCAGGCGTTTAAAGGTGTACCTCGTATGATCTATCGCATCGACGCCGAGACGGGTGAGCAGGAGCTTGTGCGCGGGGTGGAGCTTGTGGGCACACCGCTCTCGAGCATCAACAAGATCGTGGCCGCCTCCACCGAGACGGGGATCTTCAACGGCTACTGCGGCGCCGAGAGCGGGTATGTGCCGGTGTCGACGGTGGCGCCGGCGATTCTGACCACCGAGATCGAGCTGCAGCGCACCCAGCAGGCGCGCGAGCGTCGCCCGATCCTCTCGCCGCCCTGGGCGCCGTAA
- the clpA gene encoding ATP-dependent Clp protease ATP-binding subunit ClpA, producing MIQKDLEIALFAAVREAKQRRHEYLTLEHLLYVLCYDETTRRILRHVGADVDRLTRDLDGFLEENLDRLPADISAEPVQTVAFQRVMQRAIMHVRSSGQTEVNGGNVLVALFSEPDSHAVFFLENQNVSRLDVVSYISHGVSRLDEDDRSGDSFDDEPDWEDSSPRIDEEEDTDGVQNPLESYCTNLVERAKKGRIDPLIGRDSEIERTVQVLCRRRKNNPVFVGDPGVGKTAVAEGLARRIAHGQVPSVLEDAEIWSLDLGGLLAGTKFRGQFEQRLKAVIKALQKRKNAILFIDEIHTIVGAGATSGSTMDASNILKPALGDGSLRCIGSTTHEEFRKSFDRDRALARRFQKIDIVEPTIEETREILRGLKRHYEAFHDVVYTDEAIDMAADLAAKHITERALPDKAIDVIDEAGARHRIHRAELASNTIDADHIEDVVAKIARIPQLKVQGSEKDRLHQLRASLKETVYGQDDAIDAVVTAVKMNRAGLTRPDKPVGNFVFAGPTGVGKTEVARQLATALGIGFIRFDMSEYMERHAVSRLIGAPPGYVGYDQGGLLTEAIRKTPHAVLLLDEIEKAHPDIFNVLLQVMDNAKLTDNNGREADFRNVILIMTSNAGAHEMAQNVVGFNQRMDLSRGNKALEKTFSPEFRNRLDGVIVFKPLPQSVIMRVVDKFVDELEFQLSDRNVRVTLDDDARAWLASRGYDEKLGARPLARVIQEHIKQPLAEEILFGALQEGGEAQVGVKDDALAFEFFPDNVQEEAMANESD from the coding sequence ATGATTCAAAAAGATCTCGAAATCGCCCTCTTCGCGGCGGTCCGTGAGGCCAAGCAGCGCCGCCACGAGTATCTCACCCTGGAGCACCTGCTCTACGTCTTATGTTACGACGAGACCACTCGCCGCATCCTGCGCCATGTCGGCGCCGATGTGGACCGGCTCACCCGCGACCTCGACGGCTTTCTCGAAGAGAACCTCGACCGCCTCCCCGCCGATATCAGCGCCGAGCCGGTGCAGACGGTGGCCTTTCAGCGCGTGATGCAACGCGCCATCATGCACGTGCGCTCCTCCGGACAGACCGAGGTCAACGGCGGCAACGTCCTCGTCGCCCTCTTCAGTGAGCCGGACAGCCACGCGGTCTTTTTTCTGGAGAACCAGAACGTCAGCCGCCTCGATGTCGTCTCCTACATCAGCCACGGCGTCAGCCGCCTGGACGAAGACGATCGCAGTGGCGACTCCTTCGACGACGAGCCCGACTGGGAAGACTCCTCCCCGCGCATCGACGAGGAAGAAGACACCGACGGGGTGCAAAACCCGCTGGAGAGCTACTGCACCAACCTGGTCGAGCGCGCCAAAAAGGGCCGCATCGATCCGCTCATCGGCCGCGACTCCGAGATCGAGCGCACCGTTCAGGTGCTGTGTCGGCGCCGCAAAAACAACCCGGTCTTCGTCGGCGACCCCGGCGTGGGCAAAACCGCGGTGGCCGAGGGACTGGCCCGCCGCATTGCCCACGGCCAGGTGCCCTCGGTGCTCGAAGACGCCGAGATCTGGTCGCTGGATCTGGGCGGGCTTCTGGCCGGCACCAAGTTCCGCGGCCAGTTCGAGCAGCGCCTCAAGGCGGTGATCAAAGCCCTGCAGAAGCGCAAAAACGCCATCCTCTTTATCGACGAGATCCACACCATCGTCGGCGCCGGCGCCACCAGCGGCTCCACCATGGATGCCTCCAACATCCTCAAGCCCGCGCTGGGCGACGGCTCGCTGCGCTGCATCGGCTCGACCACCCACGAGGAGTTCCGAAAAAGCTTCGATCGCGACCGCGCCCTGGCCCGTCGCTTCCAGAAGATCGACATCGTTGAGCCCACCATCGAGGAGACCCGCGAGATCTTGCGCGGCCTCAAGCGCCACTACGAGGCCTTCCACGACGTGGTCTACACCGATGAGGCCATTGATATGGCTGCCGATCTGGCCGCCAAACACATCACCGAGCGGGCGCTTCCCGACAAGGCCATCGACGTGATCGATGAGGCCGGTGCGCGCCACCGCATCCACCGCGCAGAGCTGGCCTCCAACACCATCGACGCCGATCATATCGAAGATGTCGTCGCCAAGATCGCGCGCATCCCGCAGCTCAAGGTTCAGGGCAGCGAGAAAGATCGCCTGCACCAACTGCGCGCCTCGCTCAAAGAGACCGTCTACGGTCAGGACGACGCCATCGACGCGGTGGTCACCGCCGTCAAGATGAACCGTGCCGGCCTGACCCGCCCCGACAAACCCGTGGGCAACTTCGTCTTCGCCGGCCCCACCGGCGTGGGTAAAACCGAAGTTGCGCGCCAGCTGGCCACCGCCCTGGGCATCGGCTTTATTCGCTTCGACATGAGCGAGTACATGGAACGCCACGCTGTGAGCCGCCTCATCGGCGCGCCTCCCGGCTACGTCGGCTACGACCAGGGCGGCCTGCTCACCGAGGCCATCCGCAAGACGCCCCACGCGGTGCTCCTGCTCGATGAGATCGAAAAAGCGCACCCCGACATCTTCAACGTGCTCTTGCAGGTGATGGATAACGCCAAACTCACCGACAATAATGGGCGAGAGGCCGATTTCAGGAATGTGATCCTGATCATGACCTCCAACGCCGGCGCCCACGAGATGGCCCAGAACGTGGTGGGCTTTAACCAGCGTATGGATCTTTCGCGCGGCAATAAGGCGCTCGAAAAGACCTTCTCACCCGAGTTCCGCAACCGCCTCGACGGGGTCATCGTCTTCAAGCCCCTGCCGCAGAGCGTGATCATGCGCGTGGTCGACAAGTTCGTCGACGAGCTGGAGTTCCAGCTCAGCGACCGCAACGTGCGCGTGACCCTCGACGACGACGCCCGCGCCTGGCTGGCCAGCCGCGGCTACGACGAAAAACTCGGCGCCCGCCCCCTGGCCCGCGTCATCCAGGAGCATATCAAACAGCCCCTGGCCGAAGAGATCCTCTTCGGGGCGCTCCAGGAAGGCGGCGAAGCCCAGGTCGGCGTCAAGGACGACGCGCTGGCCTTCGAGTTCTTCCCCGACAATGTTCAGGAAGAGGCTATGGCCAACGAGAGCGACTGA